One Bradyrhizobium sp. ISRA464 genomic window carries:
- a CDS encoding YraN family protein translates to MPAPSSSRRTSGTAMAKTESASPERVAAFRTGISAESRAAAYLMAKGYRILAKRFRTPYGEIDLVARRRNLLVFVEVKARASLDEAAYAVTPRQQQRIINAAQAWLMAHPEHAEFDLRFDAVLIAPKSLPRHLLAAFDASP, encoded by the coding sequence ATGCCCGCGCCCTCGAGCTCGCGAAGGACATCAGGGACGGCGATGGCGAAGACTGAGAGCGCCTCCCCTGAACGCGTCGCGGCATTCCGGACCGGCATCTCCGCCGAAAGCCGCGCCGCCGCCTATCTGATGGCCAAGGGCTATCGCATCCTCGCCAAGCGCTTCCGTACTCCCTATGGCGAAATCGACCTGGTGGCGCGCCGGCGCAACCTGCTCGTCTTCGTCGAGGTCAAGGCGCGCGCCAGCCTCGATGAAGCCGCCTATGCGGTGACGCCGCGCCAGCAGCAGCGCATCATCAATGCCGCCCAGGCCTGGCTAATGGCGCATCCCGAACATGCGGAATTTGATCTCAGATTCGATGCCGTCCTGATTGCGCCGAAGAGCCTGCCGCGCCATCTGTTAGCGGCATTCGACGCCAGCCCTTAA
- the rsmI gene encoding 16S rRNA (cytidine(1402)-2'-O)-methyltransferase, translated as MRAKASSLYGPEATAGSSNRTFSVGGQILAAPKAAPGLHLVATPIGNLADITLRALETLAGVDIIACEDTRITRRLTERYAIAAELQPYHEHNAAQARPKMLAQLAQGASIALVSDAGTPLISDPGFKLVREVCAAEHRVIAVPGPSSVLTALSVAALPTDRFFFEGFLPAKEHARRTRLNELARIDSTLVMFESGNRVQESLRDLAAIMPGRDAAICRELTKLHEEITRAPLAELAEAADTLETRGEFVLVVGPPPDNAGVMDQDALDELLRAQLARGSVKDAVAHAVELSGRPRREVYARALELAKDIRDGDGED; from the coding sequence ATGCGCGCAAAAGCTAGTTCCTTGTACGGCCCGGAGGCCACCGCGGGTTCTTCAAACAGAACCTTTTCCGTCGGTGGCCAGATACTGGCGGCCCCCAAGGCGGCTCCGGGGCTGCATCTGGTGGCGACCCCGATCGGCAATCTCGCCGACATCACCCTGCGCGCGCTGGAAACGCTTGCTGGTGTCGACATCATTGCCTGCGAGGACACAAGGATTACGCGCCGCCTGACCGAGCGTTACGCGATCGCCGCCGAGCTGCAACCCTACCACGAACATAATGCCGCGCAGGCGCGACCGAAGATGCTGGCGCAACTGGCGCAAGGCGCCTCGATCGCGCTGGTTTCGGATGCCGGCACGCCGTTGATATCGGATCCCGGCTTCAAGCTGGTGCGCGAGGTCTGCGCCGCCGAGCATCGGGTGATCGCAGTCCCCGGCCCATCGTCGGTGCTGACCGCGTTATCGGTCGCGGCGCTGCCGACCGACCGGTTTTTCTTCGAAGGATTCCTGCCCGCGAAGGAGCACGCGCGCCGGACGCGGCTCAACGAGCTCGCCAGGATCGATTCGACGCTGGTGATGTTCGAATCCGGCAATCGCGTTCAGGAGAGCTTGCGCGATCTCGCCGCGATCATGCCTGGACGCGACGCCGCAATCTGCCGCGAGCTGACCAAGCTGCACGAGGAAATCACGCGCGCACCGCTCGCCGAGCTTGCGGAGGCCGCGGATACGCTGGAGACGCGCGGCGAGTTCGTGCTGGTCGTCGGACCGCCGCCTGACAATGCCGGGGTGATGGACCAGGATGCGCTGGATGAGCTGTTGCGCGCGCAGCTCGCGCGCGGCAGCGTCAAGGACGCGGTGGCCCATGCGGTCGAACTGTCCGGCCGCCCCCGCCGCGAGGTTTATGCCCGCGCCCTCGAGCTCGCGAAGGACATCAGGGACGGCGATGGCGAAGACTGA
- a CDS encoding penicillin-binding protein activator, with product MAGPHHRKSPPSGATRRTALGLIMGAPLLSACSGVQQTLNQFSTPEAGPAGPPQQPQAIGTGQVKVGLVLPLSAAGNAGVAAQSMRNAAEMALAEFQNPNIQLLIKDDGGSPQGAAQGTQQALSEGAEIILGPLFAGSVPAAAQLTRQRGTSLIAFSTDSSVAGRGVYLLSFLPESDINRIVDYASGIGKRSFAAMVPDNAYGNVVEAAFKQAVSHKNGRIVAFEKYGADRATPARNVAQALGQADALMLADDGDSVVATADALTAAGANLHNIQLLGTGLWDNPRVFASPALQGGLYAAPDPAGFRSFAGRYRAKFGGEPVRTATLAYDAVALVAALARTQGAQRFAPETLTNPSGFAGIDGLFRFRSDGTNERGLAVMKVASGGSTAVAGSPKSFGA from the coding sequence ATGGCAGGCCCGCATCACCGCAAGTCCCCGCCGTCGGGCGCGACCCGGCGGACCGCGCTTGGCCTCATCATGGGCGCGCCGCTGCTGTCGGCCTGCTCAGGCGTCCAGCAAACCCTCAACCAGTTCTCGACCCCGGAGGCCGGGCCCGCGGGACCGCCGCAGCAGCCGCAGGCGATCGGAACGGGGCAGGTCAAGGTCGGGCTGGTTCTGCCGCTGTCGGCGGCGGGCAATGCCGGCGTCGCTGCGCAGTCGATGCGCAACGCTGCCGAGATGGCATTGGCGGAATTTCAGAATCCGAACATCCAGCTCCTGATCAAGGACGATGGCGGCAGCCCGCAGGGCGCGGCGCAGGGAACCCAGCAGGCGCTGTCCGAGGGGGCCGAGATCATTCTGGGGCCGCTGTTCGCGGGCTCGGTGCCGGCCGCCGCGCAGCTCACGCGCCAACGCGGAACCTCCCTAATCGCGTTCTCGACGGATTCGAGCGTCGCCGGGCGCGGCGTCTATCTTCTCAGCTTCCTGCCGGAGTCCGATATCAATCGCATCGTCGATTATGCGTCTGGTATCGGAAAGCGCTCCTTTGCAGCGATGGTGCCTGACAACGCCTACGGCAACGTGGTCGAGGCCGCGTTCAAGCAGGCGGTGAGCCACAAGAACGGTCGCATCGTCGCATTCGAGAAATACGGTGCCGACCGCGCGACGCCGGCGCGGAACGTGGCGCAGGCGCTCGGCCAGGCCGATGCACTCATGCTCGCCGATGACGGCGATTCGGTCGTCGCCACCGCGGACGCGCTGACCGCGGCCGGCGCCAATCTGCACAACATCCAGTTGCTCGGCACGGGGCTGTGGGACAATCCGCGCGTGTTCGCGAGCCCCGCGCTGCAGGGCGGCCTCTATGCCGCGCCCGATCCGGCCGGCTTCCGCAGCTTCGCGGGCCGCTACCGCGCCAAGTTCGGCGGCGAGCCGGTGCGCACGGCCACGCTTGCCTATGACGCCGTCGCACTGGTTGCGGCACTGGCCCGCACGCAAGGTGCGCAGCGCTTCGCACCGGAAACGCTGACCAATCCTTCCGGCTTTGCCGGCATCGACGGCCTGTTCCGCTTCCGCTCCGACGGAACCAATGAGCGCGGCCTTGCCGTCATGAAGGTGGCGTCGGGTGGCAGCACCGCGGTTGCCGGCTCGCCGAAGAGCTTTGGCGCCTAG